A window of the Candidatus Limnocylindrales bacterium genome harbors these coding sequences:
- a CDS encoding AGE family epimerase/isomerase, which produces MKTIRHLILAPLKKPVKRLVSPRGNGGVHDMFAFAFWEVYARLQGARTRLKARMPLAPSHQKPLCLLKSAAEYTGDFFLEHIRSALLPFWERHSPDRRYGGFITHLDRQGQVYKDDLKATAMQGRMVCAFSIGYELFRSPTYLELAREGVRFLIENMWDKQRGGWYKSVYRNGRVREPDKNSFQQAYVLLGLVEYHRVTQDQTALDYAVRTYRLLEQRVWDKNHLGYYESCQSDWKVKSDAKMSYIQLVMLTAIMALHEATKEAAYLERARQIADVIVLQMVDRKYGCVLERFHTNWVYDPMSVRGQALIGHNSKAAWLLLRMHQVTGVPEYYTTAERILDFTLRHGWDAQHGGFYQYVYRNGILASTEKPWWTQGEGMQALVLMYALSGQRRYIDYFKQLADFTFGHFFDPEWGEWFTACQADGRVIDDHKGGTWKAAYDTVRACYEAYRCLLSENRHV; this is translated from the coding sequence ATGAAGACGATTCGTCATCTGATCTTAGCACCGTTGAAGAAGCCTGTGAAGAGGCTCGTGTCTCCCCGGGGTAATGGAGGCGTGCATGATATGTTCGCCTTTGCCTTCTGGGAGGTCTATGCCAGGCTGCAGGGGGCGCGAACGAGGCTCAAGGCACGCATGCCGCTTGCTCCAAGCCATCAGAAGCCGTTGTGTCTGCTGAAAAGTGCTGCTGAGTATACCGGCGACTTTTTCCTAGAGCATATTCGGTCGGCTCTATTGCCGTTCTGGGAACGACATTCTCCTGACCGGCGCTACGGCGGTTTTATCACGCACCTCGATCGCCAGGGGCAGGTCTACAAGGATGATCTGAAAGCGACCGCCATGCAGGGGCGTATGGTCTGCGCTTTCTCTATAGGCTACGAATTGTTCCGTTCTCCCACCTATCTCGAACTGGCGAGGGAAGGAGTCAGGTTTCTCATCGAAAACATGTGGGACAAACAACGCGGGGGGTGGTACAAAAGCGTCTATCGGAATGGACGTGTTAGAGAGCCTGATAAGAACTCATTCCAACAGGCGTACGTGCTATTGGGTTTGGTAGAGTACCACCGTGTCACACAAGACCAGACGGCACTTGACTATGCGGTACGAACCTATCGTCTGTTAGAGCAGCGGGTTTGGGACAAAAATCATCTGGGTTATTACGAAAGCTGCCAGTCGGATTGGAAGGTGAAATCGGATGCCAAGATGAGCTACATTCAGTTGGTTATGCTGACCGCCATCATGGCTTTGCACGAGGCAACCAAGGAAGCTGCCTACCTGGAGCGAGCCCGGCAGATTGCCGATGTAATTGTCTTGCAAATGGTGGATCGTAAATATGGCTGTGTCCTTGAACGATTCCATACGAACTGGGTCTACGACCCAATGTCCGTCCGTGGCCAAGCCTTAATCGGGCACAATTCGAAGGCGGCTTGGCTGTTGCTCAGAATGCATCAGGTTACTGGGGTTCCAGAATATTACACCACGGCAGAGCGTATCCTGGATTTTACTTTGCGCCACGGCTGGGACGCACAGCATGGGGGCTTTTATCAATATGTGTATCGGAACGGGATTCTTGCCAGCACTGAGAAACCCTGGTGGACGCAAGGCGAAGGGATGCAAGCGCTGGTGCTCATGTATGCACTGAGTGGGCAGCGCCGCTACATTGACTACTTCAAGCAACTGGCCGATTTCACCTTCGGGCACTTTTTTGACCCTGAGTGGGGTGAGTGGTTCACCGCCTGCCAGGCGGATGGGAGGGTGATAGATGATCACAAAGGGGGAACTTGGAAAGCCGCTTATGACACGGTGCGGGCTTGCTACGAAGCCTATCGCTGCCTCCTCAGTGAAAATAGACACGTGTGA
- a CDS encoding glycosyltransferase family A protein codes for MTASLVSVIIPVYNGERYLSEAIKSVLAQTYRPIEIIVVDDGSTDESARVAQQFPVRYCFQLHQGPGAARNHGVEQARGEFLAFLDADDVWMPEKLTRQMTTLAARPELDAVFGQFEQFSSTDAGVAAQSARFVGMTLNGLHISAMLIRRAAFMRVGLFATHWHVGQFVDWYARAQEAALEIVILPNVVMRRRVHTNNLTIRCREMVMGEFTQILKAALDRRRAR; via the coding sequence ATGACTGCATCACTGGTCAGCGTCATTATCCCGGTCTATAACGGTGAGCGTTACCTGTCTGAAGCGATAAAGAGCGTGCTGGCGCAGACCTATCGTCCCATCGAGATTATCGTCGTGGACGATGGCTCGACGGATGAGAGCGCGCGTGTGGCACAGCAATTCCCAGTGCGCTATTGCTTTCAGCTGCACCAGGGACCGGGTGCGGCGCGCAATCACGGCGTCGAGCAGGCGCGCGGCGAGTTTCTTGCGTTTCTCGATGCGGACGATGTGTGGATGCCAGAGAAACTCACGCGACAAATGACAACCCTCGCGGCTCGGCCAGAACTGGACGCGGTGTTTGGACAGTTCGAGCAATTCAGCAGTACCGATGCCGGTGTTGCTGCCCAGTCTGCCCGATTTGTAGGAATGACATTGAACGGCTTGCACATCAGCGCGATGCTGATTCGCCGGGCGGCATTTATGCGTGTTGGGCTGTTTGCGACGCATTGGCATGTTGGTCAGTTTGTTGATTGGTATGCTCGGGCCCAAGAAGCAGCCCTCGAAATCGTTATACTGCCCAACGTGGTGATGCGTAGAAGAGTTCACACCAATAACTTGACAATTCGCTGCCGCGAGATGGTCATGGGCGAGTTCACCCAAATTCTCAAAGCCGCACTGGACCGGCGCCGGGCCAGATGA
- a CDS encoding class I SAM-dependent methyltransferase, translated as MHPFTADYTAQAIPVWRKCLGDLKGKAYVRLLEIGSYEGRSALWFLENTLTHPTCLIICVDIFRSRRAESRFDHNIQVSGRTSQVIKIIGRSQGVLPLLRENSYDIIYIDGSHCVADVGTDARLVWALLQPDSILIFDHYMWEPEKPLFGASDNRNRPVLERVPFSHRDITKATWWLFEKLLIRQAGLLLKDYKDEHSSSYQHSLGDDCITGQRHYPGL; from the coding sequence GTGCATCCTTTTACGGCTGACTATACCGCACAGGCAATACCGGTCTGGAGGAAATGTCTGGGTGATCTCAAAGGAAAAGCCTACGTGCGTCTCCTTGAAATTGGTAGTTACGAAGGGCGTTCGGCACTTTGGTTCCTGGAGAACACTCTTACCCATCCTACCTGCTTGATCATCTGTGTAGATATCTTTCGGTCTCGAAGAGCCGAAAGTCGGTTCGATCACAATATCCAGGTCTCGGGGCGGACGTCTCAAGTCATCAAGATAATAGGTAGGTCACAAGGCGTCCTACCACTGCTGCGTGAGAACAGTTACGATATCATCTATATAGATGGGAGTCATTGTGTCGCCGATGTAGGGACTGACGCCCGGTTAGTCTGGGCTTTGCTTCAACCAGACAGCATCTTAATCTTTGATCATTATATGTGGGAACCTGAAAAGCCTCTTTTTGGAGCGTCCGACAATCGCAATCGACCAGTTCTTGAACGAGTTCCATTCTCACATCGAGATATTACAAAGGCTACATGGTGGCTGTTCGAAAAATTACTGATAAGGCAAGCCGGTCTTCTGCTTAAGGATTATAAAGATGAGCACTCTTCCAGTTACCAACACTCATTAGGAGATGACTGCATCACTGGTCAGCGTCATTATCCCGGTCTATAA
- a CDS encoding glycosyltransferase family A protein, which produces MTAPLVSVVVPIYNSARYLGEAIESVLAQTYRPIEIIVVDDGSTDESARVAQWYPVRYYRQPHSGPGAARNRGIMEAHGEFLAFLDADDVWMPEKLEVQVGYLIEHPDVQYTTTRIEFFLEPGCPFPATLLRQEILEGDWSVRLIQTLVARRQVFNHVGIFDPQMSTAEDVDWFARANDLGTPMAVIDRVLLLKRIHDRNTSVNMAENMQNVFIALRRSVARKRELKKEG; this is translated from the coding sequence ATGACTGCGCCACTCGTCAGCGTGGTTGTGCCAATCTACAATAGCGCGCGCTATCTGGGGGAAGCAATTGAAAGTGTATTGGCACAGACCTATCGTCCCATCGAGATTATCGTCGTGGACGATGGCTCAACGGATGAGAGCGCGCGTGTGGCCCAATGGTATCCGGTGCGCTATTACCGTCAGCCGCACAGTGGTCCAGGCGCGGCGCGCAATCGTGGCATCATGGAGGCGCATGGCGAATTCCTCGCGTTTCTTGACGCGGACGATGTGTGGATGCCGGAGAAACTGGAGGTGCAGGTTGGCTATTTGATCGAACATCCCGACGTGCAATACACCACCACGCGAATCGAATTCTTTCTAGAACCCGGCTGCCCCTTTCCCGCTACGCTCCTCCGGCAAGAGATCCTGGAGGGCGACTGGTCGGTCCGTCTTATACAGACCCTCGTTGCGCGACGGCAAGTGTTTAACCACGTTGGGATATTCGACCCGCAGATGAGCACAGCGGAAGATGTCGATTGGTTCGCCCGCGCGAATGATCTTGGCACGCCAATGGCAGTGATTGATCGGGTGCTATTACTGAAGCGCATTCACGACAGGAACACCTCGGTTAACATGGCGGAGAATATGCAAAATGTGTTTATTGCATTGAGACGTTCAGTGGCGCGCAAGCGTGAATTGAAGAAGGAAGGTTAG
- a CDS encoding PqqD family protein, whose product MIHQTIDGETIIIDFDSGAYFSTDGVGSVIWEQIAQNASVNDIIHMLTQRYTGNCADIEQGVEQFLIELQRESLIAPLDDAPSVPHAAPAIPDPNLAARSAFQVPSLHKYTDLQDLLLLDPIHEVDEQGWPIRKEDHD is encoded by the coding sequence GTGATTCACCAGACCATAGACGGAGAGACGATTATCATTGATTTCGACAGCGGCGCATATTTCAGCACTGATGGCGTCGGCTCAGTGATCTGGGAACAGATTGCGCAGAACGCGTCGGTGAACGACATCATCCACATGCTGACCCAGCGCTATACTGGCAACTGCGCTGACATCGAGCAAGGAGTGGAGCAGTTCTTGATCGAGTTGCAACGCGAGTCGCTCATTGCGCCGTTGGATGACGCACCATCCGTGCCCCACGCTGCTCCCGCAATACCGGATCCAAATCTGGCGGCGCGTTCCGCGTTTCAGGTGCCGTCGCTCCACAAGTATACCGATCTGCAAGACTTGTTGCTGCTCGATCCGATCCATGAAGTGGATGAACAGGGCTGGCCGATCAGGAAAGAGGACCATGACTGA
- a CDS encoding NmrA family NAD(P)-binding protein, with product MKILVTGSTGRVGSQVIKELRKRNTNVRSLVRSEAKSKTLPSDVEVAIGDLLDPVTIEQALDGVEKVYLLNAVVPDELTQGLIVCNLAKKLKIQHVVYQSVFQADRFKDVPHFASKLMIEAALKDFDVPYTILRPSYFFQNDAMLKEPLTVAGIYPMPLGSQGISAVDVRDIAEAAAIVLTSDGHQGKIYNLVGPSLLSGPGAASIWSEILQKEISYAGHDFDAWEEQMRQNVPNWLAFDLRMMFQGFVERGFIANDNDIEALTELLGHAPRNYRDFARETADAWQRSGR from the coding sequence ATGAAGATTCTGGTAACAGGCAGCACCGGTAGGGTTGGCTCTCAGGTGATCAAGGAGCTCCGGAAACGCAATACGAACGTCCGCTCACTGGTTCGCAGCGAGGCCAAGAGCAAGACGCTCCCGTCGGACGTTGAAGTTGCCATTGGCGATTTGCTCGATCCAGTTACAATTGAACAAGCGCTCGATGGCGTAGAGAAAGTGTATTTGCTGAATGCGGTCGTTCCTGACGAGTTGACGCAGGGTCTCATCGTCTGCAATCTGGCAAAGAAGCTGAAGATTCAGCATGTGGTGTACCAATCGGTTTTTCAAGCGGATCGTTTCAAGGACGTACCGCACTTCGCGTCGAAGTTGATGATCGAAGCAGCGCTGAAGGATTTCGATGTCCCCTACACCATTCTCCGCCCGAGCTACTTCTTTCAAAATGATGCGATGCTGAAGGAACCGCTGACAGTGGCTGGGATTTACCCAATGCCCTTGGGCTCACAGGGTATTTCAGCGGTAGACGTGCGTGACATCGCCGAAGCCGCGGCCATTGTCCTGACGAGCGACGGCCATCAAGGTAAAATCTACAACCTGGTCGGCCCGAGCCTCTTGAGCGGTCCGGGTGCAGCCTCGATATGGAGTGAGATCCTGCAAAAGGAAATTAGCTATGCGGGACATGACTTCGACGCGTGGGAAGAACAAATGCGGCAGAACGTTCCGAATTGGTTGGCCTTCGATTTGCGTATGATGTTCCAAGGGTTTGTGGAGCGCGGCTTTATCGCGAACGACAATGACATCGAGGCATTGACGGAACTATTGGGTCACGCTCCTCGCAACTACCGTGACTTCGCCCGAGAGACTGCTGACGCTTGGCAAAGGAGTGGTCGCTGA
- a CDS encoding DUF5615 family PIN-like protein, protein MNFVADESVDRHIVERLRRDGHVVWYVAEMEPGISDDVVLARANQETALLLTADKDFGEMIFRQRLYAHGIILIRLAGLSPTRKAEIVALAINQHAAQLPRAFAVIAPEIFRIRRFDE, encoded by the coding sequence ATGAATTTCGTGGCTGATGAAAGTGTTGACCGTCATATTGTTGAGCGTCTTCGGCGAGATGGTCATGTGGTGTGGTATGTTGCCGAAATGGAGCCAGGAATATCCGATGATGTTGTTTTGGCACGAGCGAATCAGGAAACCGCTTTGCTACTGACTGCGGATAAGGATTTTGGGGAGATGATCTTTCGTCAGCGTCTTTATGCACACGGGATTATATTGATACGCCTGGCAGGACTATCACCTACCCGGAAGGCAGAGATAGTGGCTTTGGCGATCAATCAACATGCTGCCCAATTGCCACGTGCCTTTGCCGTTATTGCGCCAGAAATCTTTCGCATTCGCCGCTTTGATGAGTAA
- a CDS encoding DUF433 domain-containing protein: protein MEKQLIVSNPKIMMGKPVVAGTRITVELILEKLAAGETIEQILEAHPRLTREAVLAAIAFAKEALRADVIYPVAETET, encoded by the coding sequence ATGGAAAAGCAATTGATCGTATCAAATCCCAAAATTATGATGGGCAAACCTGTGGTCGCAGGCACGCGCATCACGGTGGAACTCATTCTGGAGAAATTGGCGGCAGGGGAAACCATCGAACAGATTCTTGAGGCCCACCCTCGGCTGACACGCGAAGCAGTGCTGGCAGCTATCGCCTTTGCCAAAGAAGCCTTGCGCGCTGACGTGATTTACCCTGTGGCTGAGACGGAAACATGA
- a CDS encoding phage integrase N-terminal SAM-like domain-containing protein, producing the protein MGAKEVEEFITHLAREQTVVVSTQNQALNAIVFLYKEVLGIKFNQLHVEQAKKPEKLPGVFTCRESSVRQRGCKNFDGSGLKILLG; encoded by the coding sequence ATGGGGGCAAAGGAGGTGGAGGAGTTTATAACCCATCTGGCCCGTGAGCAAACCGTGGTGGTCAGTACGCAGAATCAGGCATTAAATGCTATTGTGTTTCTCTACAAAGAGGTTTTGGGAATTAAATTCAACCAATTACACGTAGAACAGGCAAAAAAGCCTGAAAAGCTGCCGGGGGTCTTTACGTGTAGGGAGTCATCAGTCCGGCAGAGAGGATGTAAAAATTTTGATGGTTCTGGCTTAAAAATTCTTCTGGGCTAA
- a CDS encoding CHAT domain-containing protein, producing the protein MPTLPTQRNLPSGTPGRNNSSLSKPRRLSLRLALGSITEVDASALVVGHFKGVAPRSAELAVDQAIGSIINDFENRRMISGNLGEIFFIPTHRTRLYASTVILAGLGNFSSFTKDSLRLVGMNLIKGLVSTKIYDFGIVLMGSNAGNLSVEDATRTLIYGIYEGLQNYDPDGRIQEMTLAEINEEKYRKIREVLLNFLKSDLLTQKLDISFSECALTGIQAEPTKEKISPLNIVIRTEGTKLIFSALGESATLRKEQVISPKIIEGIRKKLEDSYGKPQAEEIQKAHGKLLFDQVVPEDIQKVILACKGRPIALSLDSYAASIPWELMYTDRPDCPGFLGLNFPIGRQLMIDAPVTKWLARRKIKGKLDFLLIGDPTADLPGAAEEARILSRFLNSLQGVQVTTQIGPKDNTAEEVLAQLGSGTYDIVHYAGHAYFDRRDPSESAWIFKDGGRVRARDLVNLSSLPALLFSNACEAGVVEPIYHTDKYGVAEALLRAGLINYIGTFWQINDSPGAFFAGKFYEKLLQERTIGESLVEARKDMIRKFGYKELNWGSYMLYGNPMFRFK; encoded by the coding sequence ATGCCCACACTACCCACACAGCGAAACCTGCCCTCCGGCACTCCAGGCCGGAATAATTCCTCCCTTTCAAAACCTCGAAGGCTTTCTTTAAGGCTGGCCTTAGGGTCTATTACAGAAGTGGACGCTTCCGCACTGGTTGTAGGACACTTTAAAGGCGTTGCCCCCCGTAGTGCAGAACTTGCCGTTGATCAGGCCATTGGATCGATTATTAATGATTTCGAGAATCGGCGGATGATCAGTGGAAATCTGGGGGAGATTTTCTTTATTCCAACACACCGAACCAGGTTATACGCTTCTACGGTGATACTGGCCGGATTGGGTAACTTCTCCAGCTTTACCAAGGATAGTTTGAGACTGGTGGGAATGAATCTTATCAAAGGGCTGGTAAGTACCAAAATTTATGATTTCGGTATTGTTTTAATGGGCTCCAATGCAGGAAATTTATCGGTAGAAGATGCGACTCGAACCCTTATATACGGAATCTATGAAGGACTACAGAATTATGATCCAGACGGCAGGATCCAGGAAATGACCCTGGCCGAGATCAATGAGGAGAAATATCGAAAAATCCGAGAGGTCCTTTTGAATTTCCTGAAAAGTGATCTCTTAACTCAAAAACTGGATATCTCCTTTTCTGAATGTGCCTTGACCGGAATCCAGGCCGAACCGACCAAGGAAAAAATATCTCCTTTAAATATTGTAATTCGAACCGAGGGAACCAAACTTATTTTTTCTGCCCTGGGAGAGTCGGCTACCCTGCGTAAGGAGCAAGTCATCTCTCCAAAAATCATCGAAGGCATCCGGAAGAAATTGGAGGATTCGTATGGAAAACCTCAGGCCGAAGAAATTCAAAAAGCCCATGGAAAACTCCTCTTTGACCAGGTGGTCCCGGAAGATATCCAGAAGGTTATCCTGGCCTGCAAGGGTCGTCCCATCGCGTTATCCTTAGATTCCTATGCAGCTTCTATTCCCTGGGAGCTTATGTACACCGATCGCCCAGACTGTCCGGGTTTTCTGGGACTCAACTTCCCCATTGGCCGACAGCTTATGATTGATGCCCCGGTTACCAAGTGGCTGGCCCGCAGAAAGATAAAAGGTAAGCTAGACTTCCTTTTAATAGGGGATCCCACTGCAGATCTCCCGGGAGCTGCCGAGGAGGCAAGGATCCTTTCAAGGTTTTTGAACTCTTTACAGGGAGTTCAGGTAACCACCCAAATAGGACCCAAAGACAACACTGCTGAAGAGGTTTTAGCTCAATTAGGTTCAGGAACCTACGATATCGTCCATTATGCCGGACATGCCTATTTTGATCGGCGAGATCCCTCTGAAAGTGCCTGGATATTTAAGGACGGGGGAAGGGTGCGCGCCCGGGATTTGGTAAATCTATCCAGCCTTCCGGCATTGCTTTTTTCAAATGCCTGTGAAGCCGGAGTTGTTGAGCCGATTTACCATACGGATAAATACGGGGTCGCAGAAGCTCTCCTGCGGGCGGGTCTTATTAACTATATCGGAACCTTCTGGCAAATCAACGACTCACCGGGAGCTTTTTTTGCCGGAAAATTCTATGAAAAACTCCTCCAGGAAAGAACTATCGGAGAATCTTTGGTTGAAGCCAGAAAAGATATGATTCGAAAATTCGGCTACAAAGAGTTAAACTGGGGAAGTTATATGTTATACGGAAATCCAATGTTTCGATTTAAGTAG
- the dgoD gene encoding galactonate dehydratase — protein MKITDVQTFLTGTRWRNFLFVKISTDEGITGVGEATLEGKEKAVEAAIHQLKRRNVVGANPFNIEEIWMRMYRNEFWHGGPVLLTAMSGIEIACWDIVGKALGQPVYNLLGGRCRDKILTYANGWYGGERTPENFARRAKRVIEKGYKALKFDPFGSAGREMSRQEKVKSIDIVAAVRDAVGPDIEIFIEVHGRFSPMTAIEIAKELEPYRPGWYEEPVPPDNHDAMALVAHKINIPVATGERLYTRYGFRRLFELQAASIIQPDILHTGGILETKKIAAMADTYYMTVAPHNPNGPISTAVAVQIDACLTNFYIQECLDDFDVPWKSQLVKGALEIKDGYITIPDRPGIGVELNEEVIQEHPYLEDAFFNMWGEGWEKDFA, from the coding sequence ATGAAAATCACCGATGTCCAAACATTCCTGACAGGTACCCGGTGGCGGAATTTTCTTTTTGTGAAAATCTCTACCGATGAGGGAATCACCGGTGTGGGGGAGGCCACTCTGGAAGGGAAAGAGAAAGCAGTAGAAGCAGCCATTCACCAGTTGAAGCGGCGGAACGTTGTGGGGGCAAATCCTTTCAACATTGAAGAGATATGGATGCGTATGTATCGTAACGAGTTCTGGCACGGGGGACCGGTTCTCCTTACGGCCATGAGCGGGATCGAAATAGCCTGCTGGGATATTGTGGGAAAGGCCTTAGGACAACCTGTTTACAATCTCCTCGGAGGCCGCTGCCGGGACAAAATCCTCACCTACGCCAACGGCTGGTACGGCGGGGAACGAACTCCAGAAAACTTTGCCCGACGGGCTAAACGGGTGATTGAAAAAGGGTATAAGGCCCTTAAATTTGATCCGTTTGGCTCCGCAGGCCGGGAAATGAGTCGACAGGAAAAAGTTAAGTCCATCGATATTGTTGCAGCGGTTCGGGATGCCGTAGGTCCGGATATAGAAATTTTCATAGAGGTCCACGGAAGATTCAGCCCCATGACCGCCATCGAAATCGCTAAGGAACTGGAACCTTATCGACCCGGCTGGTACGAGGAACCGGTTCCACCCGACAACCATGACGCCATGGCTCTGGTGGCCCATAAAATCAATATCCCCGTCGCAACCGGTGAACGCCTCTATACCCGATATGGATTCCGAAGACTCTTTGAACTCCAGGCCGCCAGCATCATCCAACCCGATATCCTTCACACCGGAGGAATTCTGGAAACCAAAAAGATCGCCGCCATGGCCGATACTTATTATATGACCGTCGCTCCCCACAATCCCAACGGGCCCATCTCTACGGCAGTGGCCGTTCAGATAGATGCCTGCCTGACCAATTTTTATATTCAGGAGTGCCTGGATGATTTTGATGTCCCCTGGAAAAGTCAACTGGTTAAAGGAGCTCTGGAAATCAAGGATGGTTATATCACCATTCCCGACAGGCCCGGCATCGGTGTCGAACTCAATGAAGAAGTTATCCAGGAACATCCCTACCTGGAAGATGCCTTCTTCAATATGTGGGGTGAGGGATGGGAAAAGGATTTTGCTTAA
- a CDS encoding 2-hydroxyacid dehydrogenase, with protein MSHTQRESLKVLLLGNMAVTALEGLQARVQVPCEFIPVPGKLEDPKALSLIEEADVLVAPGFTKKMGAVAKKLRLVQAPFAGLEAFDLEALPPGVVLANVYNHEVSIAEFVLMAMLVLSKQLKKYDADLRRGFWGHKPFFAEPLVGELQNKILGLIGFGHIGREIAVRARAFSMKIWAIRKHGKEGIQDSKAPQIDFLGGKEDLPQLLSQADFIVLCCPLTEETRGLIGTREFNRMKPTAYLINIARAEIVNEEALYQALWEKKIAGAALDVWYRYPRGYPSTSDEQCFPSRFPFQDLDNVIMTPHISGRAESTLQGRLRDIADNISRVYHGQPLKNVVYVGK; from the coding sequence ATGAGTCACACTCAAAGAGAATCTTTAAAAGTTCTTTTACTTGGGAACATGGCGGTTACTGCCCTGGAGGGTCTCCAGGCAAGGGTTCAAGTACCTTGTGAATTTATTCCTGTTCCGGGAAAACTGGAGGATCCGAAAGCTCTCTCTTTGATAGAAGAAGCCGACGTGCTGGTGGCGCCCGGTTTTACAAAGAAAATGGGGGCAGTTGCAAAGAAACTCCGACTGGTTCAGGCTCCTTTCGCCGGTTTAGAGGCCTTTGACTTAGAGGCGCTTCCTCCAGGTGTTGTTCTGGCCAATGTCTATAACCATGAAGTCAGTATTGCGGAATTTGTCCTGATGGCTATGTTGGTTTTGAGTAAACAACTCAAAAAATACGATGCGGATCTAAGACGGGGTTTCTGGGGTCATAAGCCGTTTTTTGCCGAGCCTTTGGTAGGAGAGTTGCAAAACAAGATTTTAGGTCTTATCGGCTTCGGCCACATTGGTCGGGAGATTGCCGTGAGGGCGCGGGCTTTTTCCATGAAGATTTGGGCCATCCGAAAACACGGTAAGGAAGGAATTCAGGATTCCAAAGCTCCCCAGATAGATTTCCTTGGAGGGAAAGAAGATTTACCTCAACTCCTGAGCCAGGCCGATTTTATCGTTCTCTGCTGCCCTCTTACCGAAGAAACCCGGGGTCTCATCGGAACCAGGGAATTTAACAGGATGAAACCTACCGCCTATTTAATCAACATTGCCCGGGCCGAAATTGTGAATGAAGAGGCTCTTTATCAGGCTTTATGGGAAAAGAAGATTGCAGGGGCAGCTCTCGATGTGTGGTACCGGTATCCTCGGGGGTATCCTTCCACTTCCGACGAGCAGTGCTTTCCCTCTCGATTCCCCTTTCAGGATCTGGATAACGTGATTATGACCCCGCATATTTCTGGAAGAGCAGAAAGTACCCTTCAAGGTCGTTTACGGGATATAGCAGATAATATAAGTCGGGTATACCACGGACAGCCGTTGAAGAACGTGGTGTATGTGGGAAAATAA